Sequence from the Verrucomicrobiia bacterium genome:
ATGTGGCGCGCGGCAGCCTCGTAATCCTCACGCATGAGCGCGGCGCCGGTGAGCGCGGTATCGCCGCGCATGCCGAAGCGCTGGGCCCCGAAGTAATTCGGCACGCCTTTTTCCTGAAGGCGCGACAAAACAGTCCGAAAGTCCGGAAGCCGCGCGGCCTCCATGCCGCGGAGCTTCAGGACAAACCGGTTCCCTTTCAAATGCCCGATTCTTAATTTGTTGCGGTGGCGCGTGACCGTGAGGACACACAGGTCCGGAATTTGCAGCTCCTGGATGCGGGCCGGGTCCGCGTGCTCAAGGCTCAGCCATTGGCGGGTCACGGCGCGCGCGTCCTTCAACCCGGCCGCGCCGATTTCCTTGGCCGGCACGTTCATCACCTTCGCGATGCGGCGGCAGGCCTCATGCGTGGAAATTCCTTTTTTCTCGATCCGGAAATAAACGTGGTCGCCTTCGCCGCACGGCTCGTACGCGGGGATTTCTTCCACCTCGAAGTCTTCCTCGGTCTGGCGCGCGGTCAGGGCAAGAGGCGGGATGTCCGCCGTAAGATAAGGCCAATTTTTTTCCATGGTTTTGTTATTATGGCATACATGAACGCTTTGCCCGACGAAAAAATCAGGCGCTTCCAGGCGCTGCTCGCGGATGCGCGGCGCGTGGTGTTTTTTACGGGCGCGGGCATGTCCACCGAATGCGGGATCTCGGATTACCGCTCGCAGGGGGGCCTGTGGCAAAGGTATCAGCCCGTCACGTTCCAGGAATTCCTGGAAGACGAAGACAAAAGGAAAGAATACTGGGCGAGGAAAAAAGAGATGTTCGGCACGATCCGCGCCGCGCTTCCCGGGCCCGGGCATCTGGCCATGGCGCGCTTCGAAACCTCGCCGCATTTTCTCGGGCTCATCACGCAGAACATCGACGGCCTGCACGCCAGGGCCGGAAGTAAAAAAATCCTGGAACTGCACGGCACCAATCTCGAAACGCTTTGCCTGGGCTGCGAAAAAACCGAGGATTTCGAAATCGTCTATGCCCGGCTTCTCCGGGGCGAGGAAGCGCCCCGCTGCCTTGCCTGCGGCGGGCTGCTGAAACCCAACACCATTTCCTTCGGCCAGGAACTGGATGCCCGCACCCTTTACACGGCCTTTGACTGGGCCGCCCAATGCGACCTCATGATCTGCGCGGGATCGAGCCTGGTCGTGCAGCCCGCGGCCTCGCTGCCCCGGCGCGCCAAGGAAGCCGGGGCCGGGCTTGTCCTCATCAACCGGGAGCCGACCCCTCTGGACCCCTTGGCGGACCTGGCTGTGCACACCGATCTGGGGCCTTTTTTAAATGCCGGCCTGCCTTAAAAGGACCCCCGTTCCCGTGCTATAATGCGGTCCTATGACAGGCCTCAGTTGGAACAACCTCCGGGAAAACGCGCTCCTCGAAAAGAAGATCACGGAACTCGACCTGACGATCAGCAGGACCGCGATCGCCACCCTGATCCAGAAACTTTACCGCGAGCTGCAGGACAAAGGCCTTTCCTTTCTCCCGCCCTGTTTTCTGGCCGACGAGTGGTTCTGCCCCGTGGGCGTGCCCGCCATCGGCATTCCGTTTTATCTCGCACATCCGCGCCTGCGCCGCCTCGAAAAAAAAATGATGCTGGAAGCCGAGGGCGATTCGAAGACCGAATTCCTGAAGCTGATCCGCCACGAGGCCGGGCACGCGTATTCCTACGCCTACAATCTTTATAAGAAAAGCCGCTGGCGCGAATTGTTCGGGCCCGCGTCCAAGGAATATCCGGACACGTACCGCCCGCGGCCGCACAGCCGCTCGTACGTGATCCATCTCGAAAACTGGTACGCGCAAAGCCATCCGGACGAGGACTTCGCCGAAACGTTCGCGGTGTGGCTGACGCCGAACCTCAACTGGAAGCAGCGCTACCGAGGCTGGAAGGGCGCGCTGGAAAAGCTCGAGTACGTGGACCACCTGATGAAATCCATCGCGGGCAAGACGCCGGTCAACAAGCCGCGCTTCCATCCCCGCGACTATTCTGGGCTGAACCTCAAGCTCAAGACCTTCTACAAGCGGAAGAAAAAACTCTTTGCCGAGGATTATCCGGATTTCTACGACAAGGACCTGCGCACGCTTTTCACGGATTCCCCGGAACATCGCGGCGAGAAAAAAGCCGCGGCCTACCTGCGCGAAAACCGCGGGAGGATCGCGGACGTTGTCTCCTTCTGGACCAAGGAAAAGAAATACACCGTGGATAATCTCCTGCAAAGCCTTATCCCCCGCTGCCAGGAACTCAATCTTTACGTCAAAAAAGGCGATACTGTATCCGATTCGCACATCGCTTCCTACGTTACAACGCTGGTGACCAACCACCTTTTCACGGGAAAGTTCAAGCGCAGCAAATGAAGAAGCAGGAAAAAATCCTTGTCGTGTTCAACACGCTGGCCCCCACGACCTTGGACCAGGATTACACCGAGGACTTGAAGCAGCCGGATTGGGAAACCGAAGCCGATGTGATCAAAGCCCTGCAGGCGCTCGGGCACGACTATCAGCTGCTCGGTCTTTACGAAGACACCCGGATCCTTCTCGAAAAGATAAAGCAGTACCCGCCCACCGTGATTTTCAATCTCGTGGAACGCTTCCGCAACGACGCGGCGCATGACCGCGACATCGTTTCCCTTTTCAAGCTCCTGGACGTTCCTTTCACGGGATGCAATCCTACGGGTCTCACGCTTTGCAAGAACAAGGCGCTTTCCAAGCAGATCCTGAGTTACGCGCGCATCCCGGTCCCGAATTTCGCGATCCTGCCGCGCGGCAAGACGATCCGCCGGCCCAAGCGCCTGGACTTTCCCATTTTCATCAAACCGCTCAAGGAAGAGGCATCGCTCGGCATCGCGCAGGCGTCGTTCGTGGAAAACGACACGCAGTTCAAGGACCGCGTGGCTTTCATTCACGAGACGCTGGATCAGGACGTGATCGCCGAAGGCTACATCGAAGGACGGGAGCTTTACGTGGGGGTCATCGGCAACAAGCGGCTGGAAGTCTTTCCCGTGCGAGAGATGCGCTTCAACGAAGTCCCGGAGGACGAGCCGAAGTTCGCAAGCTACAAGGCCAAGTGGGATGAGAATTACCGGAAGAAATGGGGCATCGTCAACCAGTTCGCGGGCGTGCTGCCGGCCGGAGCGCAGCTCAAGATCGAAATCCTCTGCAAAAAAATCTACCAGCTTCTTTCCATCAGCGGCTATGCCCGCCTCGATCTGCGGCTCACGCCGTCCGGCGAGATCGTGTTCATCGAGGCCAATCCCAACCCCATCCTGTCCGCGGAAGAAGATTTTGCCGCGTCCGCGGCCAAGGCGGGCACCACCTACCCGCAGCTCATCCAGAAGATCATTAATCTCAGCCGCCCGGGCAGCGAAGATTAACGCTGCGCGTTAAGGTATTCCTTCAAGGTGGGATACTTCTTGTCTTTGTCGGAGAGGATGAAATCCATGCCGGGTTTCGGCCACGGAATGCCCAGCGCCGGATCGTCCCAGCGGATGCCGCGCTCGTGCGGCGGGGAATAAAAGTTCGAGACCTTGTACGAAAATTCCGTGTCGTCTTCCAGCACGCAAAACCCGTGCGCAAAGCCCGCGGGCACGTAAAGCATGCGGCGGTTGGACGCGCTCAGCTCCAGGGCGAGATAACGGCCGAACGAGGAAGATCCGGGACGCAGGTCCACGGCCACGTCATACACGCTGCCGCGCGTGACGCGCACCAGTTTCGCCTGGGCATACGGCTCGATCTGGAAATGAAGCCCGCGCAGCACGCCCCGCTGCGAGCGGCTGTGATTGTCCTGCACGAAAGAAACGTCGATCCCGTTCGCGCGGAAAATATCTTCGCGGTAATATTCGTAAAAAAAACCGCGTCCGTCGTTGAAGACCTTGGGTTCGACCAGAAAAAGGCCGGGAATTTCGAGGCGTGTCAGCTTCATAAAAAATCTCCTTGGATTTGGCGTATTCTAGCGGAAACTCGCGGGGCGGGCCAGAGGTGGTTTGTCTTTCTTCATCAGGGTCTCCACGTGCAGCGCCACGCAGCGCGGCAGATAATCGAGGTTGTAGCCGCCCTCCAGGAGCGACAGGAGCCTGCCGTCCGCGTGTTTGTCCGCGGCTTCCATCATGCGCTCAGTCATCCAGCCAAAAAATTCCGTACTCAAATTGATCGAAGCCAGAGGGTCCGACTCATGCGCGTCAAAACCCGCGGAGACGAGAACGGCCTCGGGCTTGAAGCCTTCGATTTTCGGAAGGATTTGTTCGCAGAACGCGGTTTCGTATTCGCGGTCCGAGGCCCCGGCCGGCATCGGGCAATTGAGCGTCGCGCCGCGGCCGCGGCCCTCGCCCGTTTCCCACGCGCTGCCTGTCCCCGGATAAAAGGGATACTGATGCAGGCTGGCGTAGAGCACGCTCGGGTCTTCTTCGAAAGTATGCTGCGTGCCGTTGCCGTGATGCACGTCCCAGTCCAGGATCAGGATTTTGTCCAGCCCGTGTTTTTGCTGGAGATACCGCGCGAGGATGGCCACGTTGTTGAAAAGGCAGAAGCCCATGGCATGCGACAGTTCGGCATGATGCCCGGGAGGCCGCAGCAGCGCGAATCCGTTCTGGATTTCGCCGGCCATCATCCGGTCCGCAAGCGTGAGGCCTCCCCCGGCGGCAAGGAGCGCGGTCGCGTACGATTCTGACGAGATGCCCACGTCCGGCGTGTCGAGCCACGGCGCGCCTTCTTCGCAGGCCTCTTTCGAGCGTTTGAGATACGGCGCGGCATGCGTGGTGAGAATCCACTTTTCCTCGGCCGGCGCGGGCCGGACCTGGCTGAGCGTCCCAAACCAGGCCTGCTCTTTCAGATGCGCGAGCGTCCTGGCCAGGCGCTGCGGGGATTCCGGATGCCCGCGTCCCGCGTCATGCTTCAAAAACTGGTCGTCGTAAAGAAAGCCGGTTGCCATGATTTTCCTTCCAGGCTTAAGGTGTTGTCCGGGAATGACGATTCTAAATCGAAAGGGAAAGGGAGGCAAGATGAGGCGCAGCGAGGACGAGCGCGACAAATTGGTGAGAG
This genomic interval carries:
- the truD gene encoding tRNA pseudouridine(13) synthase TruD, with product MEKNWPYLTADIPPLALTARQTEEDFEVEEIPAYEPCGEGDHVYFRIEKKGISTHEACRRIAKVMNVPAKEIGAAGLKDARAVTRQWLSLEHADPARIQELQIPDLCVLTVTRHRNKLRIGHLKGNRFVLKLRGMEAARLPDFRTVLSRLQEKGVPNYFGAQRFGMRGDTALTGAALMREDYEAAARH
- a CDS encoding Sir2 family NAD-dependent protein deacetylase, coding for MAYMNALPDEKIRRFQALLADARRVVFFTGAGMSTECGISDYRSQGGLWQRYQPVTFQEFLEDEDKRKEYWARKKEMFGTIRAALPGPGHLAMARFETSPHFLGLITQNIDGLHARAGSKKILELHGTNLETLCLGCEKTEDFEIVYARLLRGEEAPRCLACGGLLKPNTISFGQELDARTLYTAFDWAAQCDLMICAGSSLVVQPAASLPRRAKEAGAGLVLINREPTPLDPLADLAVHTDLGPFLNAGLP
- a CDS encoding putative zinc-binding metallopeptidase, translating into MTGLSWNNLRENALLEKKITELDLTISRTAIATLIQKLYRELQDKGLSFLPPCFLADEWFCPVGVPAIGIPFYLAHPRLRRLEKKMMLEAEGDSKTEFLKLIRHEAGHAYSYAYNLYKKSRWRELFGPASKEYPDTYRPRPHSRSYVIHLENWYAQSHPDEDFAETFAVWLTPNLNWKQRYRGWKGALEKLEYVDHLMKSIAGKTPVNKPRFHPRDYSGLNLKLKTFYKRKKKLFAEDYPDFYDKDLRTLFTDSPEHRGEKKAAAYLRENRGRIADVVSFWTKEKKYTVDNLLQSLIPRCQELNLYVKKGDTVSDSHIASYVTTLVTNHLFTGKFKRSK
- the rfbC gene encoding dTDP-4-dehydrorhamnose 3,5-epimerase gives rise to the protein MKLTRLEIPGLFLVEPKVFNDGRGFFYEYYREDIFRANGIDVSFVQDNHSRSQRGVLRGLHFQIEPYAQAKLVRVTRGSVYDVAVDLRPGSSSFGRYLALELSASNRRMLYVPAGFAHGFCVLEDDTEFSYKVSNFYSPPHERGIRWDDPALGIPWPKPGMDFILSDKDKKYPTLKEYLNAQR
- a CDS encoding histone deacetylase, which encodes MATGFLYDDQFLKHDAGRGHPESPQRLARTLAHLKEQAWFGTLSQVRPAPAEEKWILTTHAAPYLKRSKEACEEGAPWLDTPDVGISSESYATALLAAGGGLTLADRMMAGEIQNGFALLRPPGHHAELSHAMGFCLFNNVAILARYLQQKHGLDKILILDWDVHHGNGTQHTFEEDPSVLYASLHQYPFYPGTGSAWETGEGRGRGATLNCPMPAGASDREYETAFCEQILPKIEGFKPEAVLVSAGFDAHESDPLASINLSTEFFGWMTERMMEAADKHADGRLLSLLEGGYNLDYLPRCVALHVETLMKKDKPPLARPASFR